A single genomic interval of Penicillium psychrofluorescens genome assembly, chromosome: 2 harbors:
- a CDS encoding uncharacterized protein (ID:PFLUO_002901-T1.cds;~source:funannotate), with protein MVLTQQERSLAFSDDSFPTGQLFLLAICRVAEPIALTSIFPYSWVMVKDFHMASGNDASFYAGILISAFSLAEALTGMFWGSLSDRLGRKPILLSGCFGTMLSLLLVGFARNFWVALAGRALGGALNGNIGVIQTMVAELVKRPEHEPRAYAVMPFVWSIGTILGPAIGGLLAKPSEGFPSLFPADGLFGKFPYLLPNLVCSVLLLLSIIGSWFFLQETHPDMQPGCSSAHVDHPSVEQPLLAISGSTAHAEVDLRAESYGTFNQVDVHQEEHWDVRTDSSSPTGKPEKPKAFSWKIVMLVLALAIYSYHSMTYDHLFPIFLQDKKFALTGGLNGSLFDIPGGVGLSTRTVGLIMSANGVIALVIQGVVFPAMAHYLGIWRLFILVTVLHPIAYFMVPFLVLLPQHLVFVGIYTCLIVRNILSIIAYPVLLILIKQATPADSVMGRINGLAASAGAASRTLAPPVAGWLYSTGAGIGCTAIAWWGSTIVAFAGVFQLWFIQRNKYASATVSPVVSCHYAPIPDEPLKEDVQILVTEVDDVDAETTAEPPMSACH; from the exons ATGGTATTAACCCAACAGGAAAGATCACTCGCTTTCTCCGACGACAGTTTTCCCACCGGGCAACTTTTCCTCCTGG CAATATGCCGCGTTGCAGAGCCCATAGCCTTGACCTCCATCTTCCCCTACTCATGGGTGATGGTCAAGGACTTCCACATGGCCAGCGGCAATGACGCGTCCTTCTACGCTGGCATCTTGATCTCAGCATTCTCCCTCGCAGAGGCCCTCACCGGCATGTTCTGGGGTAGTTTGTCGGACCGTCTTGGCCGTAAGCCTATTCTTCTATCTGGCTGCTTTGGTACTatgctctccctcctccttgTGGGCTTTGCAAGAAATTTCTGGGTCGCTCTCGCAGGTCGTGCGCTGGGTGGTGCCCTGAATGGGAATATTGGGGTTATTCAGACTATGGTTGCCGAGCTGGTGAAGCGGCCTGAGCATGAGC CCCGAGCATACGCGGTTATGCCTTTCGTCTGGTCGATTGGGACTATCCTCGGACCAG CAATTGGAGGTCTTTTGGCAAAACCCTCTGAAGGttttccctctctttttcctgCCGATGGATTGTTTGGCAAATTTCCTTACCTCTTGCCGAACCTTGTGTGTTCTGTTTTGCTTTTGCTGAGCATTATTGGCAGTTGGTTTTTCCTGCAGGAGACTCATCCAGACATGCAACCTGGTTGTTCCAGTGCACATGTCGACCACCCGTCGGTCGAGCAGCCCCTTCTGGCAATCTCTGGTTCAACCGCTCATGCCGAAGTCGACCTTCGAGCTGAGTCTTACGGCACCTTCAACCAGGTTGACGTCCACCAAGAGGAACATTGGGATGTGAGAACTGATAGCTCCTCGCCCACCGGCAAACCTGAAAAGCCCAAAGCTTTTTCATGGAAAATCGTCATGCTCGTGTTGGCGCTGGCCATTTACTCCTATCATTCCATGACCTATGACCATCTCTTTCCTATCTTCTTGCAGGACAAGAAGTTCGCCCTTACTGGTGGTTTAAATGGTTCTTTATTCGACATTCCCGGCGGTGTGGGCCTTTCAACTCGTACTGTCGGCCTGATCATGTCTGCCAACGGTGTCATTGCGCTTGTCATCCAGGGCGTGGTCTTCCCTGCCATGGCCCATTACCTGGGTATTTGGCGGCTTTTCATTCTAGTAACGGTGCTCCATCCAATCGCATACTTCATGGTCCCGTTCCTAGTATTACTACCCCAGCACCTCGTCTTCGTTGGGATCTACACCTGTCTCATCGTCCGCAACATCCTCTCGATCATCGCTTACCCAGTCCTCCTGATCCTCATCAAGCAGGCCACCCCTGCCGACTCCGTCATGGGCAGGATCAATGGCCTCGCTGCCTCCGCTGGTGCAGCGTCCCGTACTCTCGCGCCCCCCGTTGCGGGATGGCTGTATAGCACTGGCGCGGGGATTGGCTGCACTGCTATCGCTTGGTGGGGCAGTACTATTGTTGCTTTTGCGGGTGTGTTCCAGCTCTGGTTCATTCAGCGCAATAAATACGCCTCCGCCACGGTGAGCCCGGTAGTATCCTGCCATTATGCTCCTATTCCTGATGAGCCGCTGAAAGAAGACGTTCAAATTCTCGTTACTgaggtggatgatgttgacGCTGAAACGACTGCTGAACCGCCTATGTCTGCGTGCCATTAA